One Thalassospira marina DNA window includes the following coding sequences:
- a CDS encoding thioredoxin domain-containing protein: MPLHILKKTAGFAAIVLPLSMMAMAPAHASDDNLSDAQQKQVESMIENYLMDHPDVLLKALQNVQTWQMAEKTRMQDEAIAPVWQELTSKDATAPSVGAAEAPVTVVEFFDYQCGYCKRAFDDVMAMADDDTQKIRTVFLELPILTPESLVAAKAALAAQKQGKYLELHRAMMGSRGKLSNDRIDELAAGAGVDVALMRKDMEGDDIRKELARNAAMAKSIGVNGTPAFLINGTLVPGADMERVQSLVDAGLEKNS, from the coding sequence ATGCCTTTGCACATTTTAAAGAAAACCGCAGGATTTGCTGCAATCGTGCTGCCGCTTTCAATGATGGCGATGGCCCCGGCCCATGCCAGCGACGACAATCTGTCTGACGCGCAGCAGAAGCAGGTGGAATCCATGATTGAAAACTATCTGATGGATCATCCCGATGTGCTGTTAAAGGCGCTGCAAAATGTTCAGACCTGGCAAATGGCAGAAAAAACCCGCATGCAGGACGAAGCCATTGCACCGGTCTGGCAGGAACTGACCAGCAAGGATGCCACTGCACCGTCCGTTGGTGCAGCCGAGGCCCCCGTCACGGTTGTCGAATTTTTCGATTACCAGTGCGGCTATTGCAAACGTGCCTTTGACGATGTGATGGCAATGGCCGATGACGACACCCAGAAAATCCGCACCGTATTTTTGGAACTGCCGATCCTGACACCGGAATCACTGGTGGCCGCCAAGGCGGCCCTCGCTGCCCAAAAACAGGGCAAATATCTGGAACTTCACCGCGCCATGATGGGCAGCCGTGGTAAACTCAGCAATGATCGCATTGATGAACTTGCCGCAGGTGCCGGCGTTGATGTCGCCCTGATGCGCAAAGATATGGAAGGCGACGATATCCGCAAGGAACTGGCGCGCAATGCAGCGATGGCAAAATCCATCGGCGTTAATGGCACCCCGGCCTTCCTGATCAATGGAACGCTGGTACCGGGCGCGGATATGGAACGGGTGCAGTCACTCGTGGATGCTGGCCTGGAAAAGAATTCCTGA
- a CDS encoding gamma-glutamyltransferase, whose translation MTAILAACTTPTQNLGQIGAVKGVLGGITGDEPLAVQTARDVLSAGGTAADAAVAMYATMTVTKPSVAGIGGGGVCVVHDRLAKKIEVLDFWPRPGTQTKSGQVHTAVPGVPRGLYALSARYGRLNWGQLLASAEQDARFGTPLSRSLKIDLDASRDKILSTPSLAQIYSRDGELLDVGDRVQQLGLGALLTSLRVKGPGEFYNGGLATQLVAAVNNAGGTLTLADLNNYKPVWREATAVKSGNENIYFTNAPRAATGTGDITGEGELVDVLNRYLADIDNAPASAAKGGRSGFVVVDLAANAVACETTMTEPFGVGIGANAFGLDLASGDVAEPLVGPVLKINPNVFEFYYGIAGTDTPAGATSQIAQMAEELVGAGSAANIGLNSKGVSTVNKVSCPAGIPPHPESCQFVADPAGAGMALGR comes from the coding sequence ATGACTGCTATACTTGCCGCCTGTACAACCCCAACACAAAATCTTGGCCAGATCGGGGCAGTAAAAGGTGTGCTGGGTGGTATTACGGGTGATGAACCCCTTGCAGTCCAGACCGCGCGCGATGTTTTGTCTGCCGGTGGTACGGCGGCTGATGCTGCGGTGGCCATGTATGCCACCATGACCGTAACCAAGCCTTCGGTGGCGGGGATTGGCGGTGGCGGTGTGTGTGTTGTGCATGACCGTTTGGCAAAAAAAATCGAAGTTCTTGATTTCTGGCCGCGCCCGGGCACCCAAACCAAAAGCGGGCAGGTCCATACGGCCGTTCCCGGTGTTCCCCGTGGTCTTTATGCGCTTAGCGCCCGCTATGGCCGTTTGAACTGGGGCCAGCTTCTTGCCAGTGCCGAACAGGATGCCCGTTTTGGGACCCCGCTATCGCGCTCGCTTAAAATTGATCTGGATGCATCGCGCGATAAAATCCTTTCCACCCCGTCACTGGCACAGATTTACAGCCGTGATGGCGAACTGCTTGATGTTGGTGATCGTGTTCAGCAATTGGGTCTTGGTGCCTTGTTGACGTCGCTGCGTGTTAAGGGGCCGGGTGAGTTTTATAATGGTGGCCTGGCAACGCAGCTTGTTGCTGCCGTGAACAATGCAGGTGGCACGCTGACCCTGGCGGACCTGAACAATTATAAACCGGTCTGGCGTGAAGCAACTGCGGTTAAATCGGGCAATGAAAACATCTATTTCACCAATGCGCCGCGGGCTGCCACGGGCACTGGCGACATTACCGGGGAAGGTGAACTGGTGGATGTCCTGAACCGTTATCTGGCCGATATTGATAATGCCCCGGCCAGCGCGGCAAAGGGCGGGCGCAGCGGTTTTGTTGTGGTTGACTTGGCCGCAAATGCCGTTGCCTGCGAAACCACCATGACCGAGCCGTTTGGCGTTGGTATTGGCGCCAATGCCTTTGGTCTTGACCTTGCCAGTGGTGATGTTGCGGAACCGCTGGTCGGCCCGGTATTGAAAATCAACCCGAATGTCTTTGAATTCTATTATGGCATCGCCGGGACCGATACGCCGGCAGGCGCAACCAGCCAGATCGCCCAGATGGCCGAGGAACTGGTGGGTGCGGGCAGTGCGGCAAATATTGGCCTGAACAGCAAAGGTGTTTCAACGGTGAACAAGGTGTCATGCCCTGCGGGCATTCCGCCGCATCCGGAAAGCTGCCAGTTTGTGGCGGACCCTGCCGGGGCCGGTATGGCACTGGGGCGGTAA
- a CDS encoding Rne/Rng family ribonuclease, protein MVKRMLIDATHAEESRVVVINGNRLEEYDVETSTKKQIKGNIYLAKVTRVEPSLQAAFVDYGGNRHGFLAFSEIHSDYYQIPVADREAIDRAQASSHSVRDAEIVEDNIGGEEDDAPKKEKKPARSRSRRKPRKDDAASTPAAESADDASEALAAGDDAAVSENADAATSDAGDEDGKPRRRRVRNRRKKADENDAASSDASAQGDDNNGDDGDNGGSNTVATMAAEIAEISVDIDDADTDTVNDEENIEDMGGDDTDEFSDSVRPQLQKRYKIQEVIKRRQILLVQVVKEERGNKGAALSTFLSLAGRYCVLMPNTPRGGGISRKITNAQDRKRLKSILAELEIPGGMAVIVRTAGAERTKAEIKRDFDYLMRLWDRIRETTLQSQAPCLIYEEADLIKRSIRDLYARDVDEVLVEGDDGYRVAKDFMKMLMPSHAKRVQPYKDQGVPLFHRFQVESQLDAMLNPVVQLKSGGYIVINPTEALVAIDVNSGRSTRERNIEETAYKTNLEAAEELARQLRLRDLAGLIVVDFIDMEDHRNQTAVERKLKEAMRNDRARLQIGRISPFGLLEMSRQRLRPSLVESAFEVCTHCRGVGLVRSIESSALHLLRVIEEEGMRRRAGALTVHVASEVALYILNRKRDSLAEIEQRYGFTVMIFGDDSLISPDHRIERTRAPKNGEDDHHHHAVLNTDSVSLTAIEAPIEKVEEELVENTSRDDEHDHNQDNDDQNKRRRRRRRRRGRQDDRDENQSGDNDDLNGQDDGNQDASAPSDRGNNDNDDGDDDDDSSRKRRRRGKRGGRRRSRRQDFETAPRVISPADDAEATEKRRSRDHAAPDGSETDLVIDGDSEGQDADSFATSDEDGTIRPARERSTTAPAPARQRRDRRDRNKDNRRNKDNRDRNDRGDRGDRGEVRNIPIQNGPAPEAANEAPASDAPPAAEPAQVSTPAAASAPEATFEPAATTKPEPAVVKAEAASKPIELDTDKPAAEPKPAAETVTATVNADAPAEKPVAEKAEQPAEAPMVETAPAAPAKPKPKRKGWWSS, encoded by the coding sequence ATGGTCAAACGTATGCTCATCGACGCAACGCACGCGGAAGAAAGCCGCGTCGTTGTCATAAATGGAAATCGCCTAGAAGAATACGACGTCGAAACTTCGACCAAGAAACAGATTAAAGGTAATATCTATCTCGCCAAAGTTACGCGGGTTGAGCCCTCGTTGCAGGCTGCCTTTGTCGACTATGGCGGAAACCGTCATGGTTTTCTGGCATTCAGCGAAATCCATTCCGATTATTACCAGATCCCTGTTGCCGACCGTGAAGCCATTGATCGCGCCCAGGCAAGTTCGCATTCCGTACGCGATGCCGAAATTGTCGAAGACAATATCGGTGGCGAGGAAGACGACGCCCCGAAAAAAGAAAAGAAACCTGCCCGTTCGCGTTCGCGTCGCAAACCGCGCAAGGATGATGCTGCCAGCACACCTGCTGCGGAATCAGCTGATGATGCCAGCGAAGCACTTGCCGCTGGTGATGACGCCGCCGTAAGCGAAAACGCAGACGCAGCAACCAGCGATGCCGGTGATGAAGACGGCAAGCCGCGTCGTCGCCGTGTGCGCAACCGTCGCAAAAAAGCCGACGAAAACGATGCTGCGTCCAGCGATGCATCCGCGCAGGGTGATGACAATAACGGCGATGATGGCGACAATGGTGGTTCGAACACCGTTGCGACCATGGCGGCCGAAATTGCCGAAATTTCCGTTGATATTGACGATGCCGATACCGACACCGTCAATGACGAAGAAAATATCGAAGACATGGGTGGCGATGACACCGATGAGTTTTCCGATAGCGTGCGCCCGCAATTGCAAAAGCGCTACAAAATCCAGGAAGTCATCAAACGTCGCCAGATTCTGCTGGTTCAGGTAGTTAAGGAAGAACGTGGCAACAAGGGTGCCGCCCTTTCAACCTTCCTGTCGCTGGCCGGTCGTTATTGCGTTTTGATGCCCAACACCCCGCGTGGTGGCGGCATTTCGCGCAAAATTACCAATGCGCAGGATCGCAAACGCCTTAAATCCATTCTTGCCGAACTGGAAATTCCGGGCGGTATGGCGGTTATTGTTCGGACAGCCGGTGCCGAACGGACCAAAGCCGAAATCAAGCGCGACTTTGATTATCTGATGCGCCTGTGGGACCGCATTCGCGAAACCACCCTGCAGAGCCAGGCACCCTGCCTGATTTATGAAGAAGCCGACCTGATCAAACGTTCCATCCGTGACCTTTATGCACGCGATGTTGATGAAGTTCTGGTCGAAGGTGACGACGGTTACCGCGTTGCCAAAGACTTCATGAAGATGCTGATGCCCTCGCATGCAAAGCGTGTGCAGCCCTATAAGGACCAGGGCGTGCCGCTGTTCCACCGTTTCCAGGTGGAAAGCCAGCTTGATGCGATGCTGAACCCGGTTGTTCAGCTGAAATCGGGTGGTTACATCGTGATCAACCCGACCGAAGCCCTTGTTGCGATTGACGTTAACTCCGGCCGGTCGACCCGTGAACGCAATATTGAAGAAACGGCATACAAAACCAACCTTGAAGCCGCTGAAGAACTGGCCCGCCAGCTTCGCCTCCGTGACCTTGCCGGTCTGATCGTTGTCGACTTTATCGACATGGAAGACCACCGCAACCAGACCGCCGTTGAACGCAAGCTGAAAGAAGCGATGCGCAATGACCGTGCGCGCCTGCAGATCGGTCGTATCAGCCCGTTTGGCCTTCTTGAAATGTCGCGTCAGCGCCTGCGTCCGTCGCTGGTTGAAAGCGCATTCGAGGTTTGCACCCATTGCCGTGGCGTTGGTCTGGTTCGCTCGATTGAAAGTTCGGCACTGCACCTGCTGCGTGTGATCGAGGAAGAAGGCATGCGCCGCCGTGCCGGCGCACTGACCGTTCACGTCGCCAGCGAAGTCGCCCTTTACATCCTGAACCGTAAACGCGATTCACTGGCTGAAATCGAACAGCGTTATGGCTTCACCGTCATGATTTTCGGTGATGACAGCCTGATTTCGCCGGACCACCGGATTGAACGTACCCGCGCACCGAAAAACGGTGAAGATGACCACCATCATCATGCGGTTCTCAATACCGACAGTGTCTCGCTGACCGCCATCGAAGCCCCGATTGAAAAGGTCGAGGAAGAGCTTGTTGAAAATACAAGCCGCGATGACGAGCACGACCACAATCAGGATAATGACGATCAGAACAAACGCCGCCGCCGCCGCCGCCGTCGTCGTGGCCGCCAGGATGACCGGGATGAAAACCAGTCTGGCGACAATGATGACCTTAACGGCCAGGACGATGGCAACCAGGATGCATCGGCACCGTCTGATCGTGGCAATAACGACAATGATGATGGCGACGATGACGATGATTCATCGCGCAAGCGTCGCCGTCGTGGCAAACGGGGCGGCCGCCGCCGTTCGCGCCGCCAGGATTTTGAAACCGCACCGCGTGTGATTTCACCGGCAGATGATGCCGAAGCCACCGAAAAACGCCGCAGCCGTGACCACGCTGCCCCGGATGGCAGCGAAACCGACCTCGTGATTGATGGCGATAGCGAAGGCCAGGATGCCGATAGCTTTGCCACCAGTGACGAAGATGGCACCATCCGCCCGGCACGTGAACGCAGCACGACGGCCCCTGCCCCGGCACGCCAGCGTCGTGACCGCCGTGATCGCAACAAGGATAATCGCCGTAACAAGGATAACCGTGATCGTAATGATCGTGGCGACCGCGGTGATCGTGGTGAAGTGCGCAACATTCCGATCCAGAATGGCCCCGCACCGGAAGCCGCCAACGAGGCACCGGCAAGCGATGCACCACCAGCAGCCGAACCGGCACAGGTAAGCACCCCGGCAGCGGCATCCGCCCCGGAAGCAACCTTTGAACCGGCTGCAACCACCAAGCCCGAACCGGCTGTGGTCAAGGCGGAAGCAGCCAGCAAGCCGATCGAACTTGATACGGATAAACCTGCCGCCGAACCCAAACCGGCAGCAGAAACCGTAACAGCCACAGTAAACGCTGATGCACCAGCTGAAAAACCTGTCGCAGAAAAGGCAGAACAGCCTGCAGAAGCCCCGATGGTTGAAACGGCACCTGCCGCACCGGCAAAGCCGAAGCCGAAACGCAAAGGCTGGTGGAGCTCCTGA
- a CDS encoding pyridoxal phosphate-dependent aminotransferase: protein MTLKKSDRGAISPFIVMDVLRAANMRQQSGKAVYHLEVGQPGTPAPRKVREAAARALDDDLIGYTDALGVEPLRNAISGHYKRKFGVTLDPSRICVASGSSSIFVLAFLAAFDAGDRVAMAAPGYPAYRNILGALGIETVTLMAGPESHYQPTIAMLEALDKPVEGLILASPSNPAGSMVSREKFSELVAYCKAKGIRLISDEIYQGISFGDVADSTAVEFGDDAFIVNSFSKYFSMTGWRLGWAVVPPDLVRQVECLQQNLFISAPTLSQLAAVAAFDCEDELQANIAAYARNREILLNELPKAGFDQFAPADGAFYLYADVSRHTDDSEAFCKRMLDETGVAVTPGTDFDPFRGKSFVRFSFAHSEQTMLGAVKALQDWKM, encoded by the coding sequence ATGACGTTGAAAAAATCTGACCGCGGTGCGATTTCGCCTTTTATCGTGATGGATGTTTTGCGCGCGGCCAATATGCGCCAGCAAAGCGGCAAGGCGGTTTACCATCTTGAAGTCGGCCAGCCGGGCACGCCTGCACCGCGCAAGGTGCGCGAGGCAGCGGCGCGTGCGCTTGATGATGACCTGATCGGCTATACCGATGCATTGGGGGTTGAACCCCTGCGCAATGCAATTTCCGGGCATTACAAACGCAAATTCGGCGTTACGCTGGACCCGTCGCGCATTTGTGTTGCCAGCGGTTCATCATCAATCTTTGTTTTGGCATTTCTGGCGGCATTTGATGCTGGCGACCGTGTGGCGATGGCGGCACCGGGTTACCCGGCCTATCGCAATATTCTCGGCGCGCTTGGTATTGAAACGGTCACACTGATGGCCGGTCCCGAAAGCCACTATCAGCCAACGATTGCCATGCTTGAAGCGCTGGATAAACCGGTTGAAGGACTGATCCTTGCCAGCCCGTCCAACCCGGCAGGCAGCATGGTATCGCGTGAAAAATTTTCCGAACTGGTTGCCTATTGCAAAGCCAAGGGCATTCGCCTGATTTCGGATGAAATTTACCAGGGCATTTCATTTGGGGATGTTGCTGATTCAACGGCTGTCGAATTTGGCGATGATGCCTTCATCGTAAACAGCTTTTCCAAATATTTTTCCATGACGGGCTGGCGACTGGGTTGGGCTGTTGTCCCGCCTGATCTGGTGCGCCAGGTGGAATGTTTGCAACAGAACCTGTTTATTTCCGCACCTACCCTGTCGCAATTGGCCGCTGTAGCCGCCTTTGACTGCGAAGATGAATTGCAGGCCAATATCGCGGCCTATGCGCGAAATCGCGAAATCCTGTTAAACGAACTGCCCAAAGCCGGGTTTGACCAGTTTGCACCTGCTGATGGTGCGTTTTACCTCTATGCTGACGTGTCGCGCCACACTGATGATAGCGAAGCATTTTGCAAACGGATGCTGGACGAAACCGGTGTTGCCGTAACACCCGGCACCGATTTTGACCCGTTCCGCGGTAAATCCTTTGTCCGCTTTTCTTTTGCGCATAGCGAACAGACCATGCTTGGGGCCGTAAAAGCCCTGCAGGACTGGAAGATGTAA
- the aroQ gene encoding type II 3-dehydroquinate dehydratase: MTKPVYILNGPNLNLLGQRQPEIYGATTLEDIKSLCDNHAATLGLEIAFHQSNHEGVLVDWIQEARVKGCGIILNAAAYTHTSVAILDALLASDLPIIEVHLSNIHQRDTFRHHSYVSKAAKGMICGFGAQGYILALDALKPLIAPSS; encoded by the coding sequence ATGACAAAACCCGTCTACATTTTAAATGGGCCAAATCTTAATCTTCTTGGACAGCGTCAGCCCGAAATATACGGTGCGACCACCCTTGAGGACATAAAGTCACTGTGTGACAACCATGCAGCGACGCTTGGTCTGGAAATTGCCTTTCATCAAAGCAATCACGAAGGCGTCCTGGTTGACTGGATACAGGAAGCCCGTGTAAAGGGATGCGGCATCATTTTGAATGCTGCGGCCTATACACATACATCGGTCGCAATTCTTGATGCCTTGCTGGCATCCGACCTGCCGATCATCGAGGTACATCTGTCGAATATCCATCAGCGCGACACTTTCAGGCACCATTCCTATGTATCGAAGGCCGCAAAAGGCATGATCTGCGGTTTTGGTGCCCAGGGTTACATTCTGGCCCTTGACGCGTTGAAACCCCTTATCGCTCCATCATCATAA
- the thiS gene encoding sulfur carrier protein ThiS gives MRLTINGEDRIIENAATVADLLEQLQIASTKVAVERNLEIVPKTAYGATELGDGDRLEIVHFIGGGTGEPELAAAADDSFVVAGRRFKSRLLVGTGKYRDFEETRLALEESGAEIVTVAVRRVNVTDPSQPMLVDYVDPKKYTYLPNTAGCFTADDAMRTLRLAREAGGWNLVKLEVLGDQKTLYPNMPETLKAAEILIKEGFDVMVYCSDDPIQAKILEDMGCVAIMPLGSLIGSGMGIINPVNIALIKENAKVPVLVDAGVGTASEASYAMELGCDGVLMNTAIAGARDPIRMARAMKHAVIAGREAFLAGRMPRKRYADPSSPLAGII, from the coding sequence ATGCGCCTTACGATCAATGGTGAAGACCGTATTATCGAAAATGCCGCAACCGTCGCCGACCTGCTCGAGCAATTGCAGATTGCCTCGACCAAGGTTGCCGTGGAGCGCAATCTGGAGATCGTACCCAAAACCGCTTATGGTGCCACAGAACTGGGCGATGGCGACCGGCTTGAAATCGTTCATTTTATCGGTGGTGGCACGGGCGAGCCGGAACTGGCGGCTGCTGCCGATGACAGCTTTGTTGTCGCCGGGCGCCGTTTCAAATCCCGTCTTCTGGTCGGGACCGGTAAATATCGCGATTTCGAGGAAACCCGCCTTGCGCTTGAGGAATCCGGTGCTGAAATCGTAACGGTCGCCGTGCGCCGCGTGAATGTAACTGATCCGAGCCAGCCGATGCTCGTTGATTATGTTGACCCCAAAAAATACACCTATCTGCCCAATACGGCCGGGTGCTTTACCGCCGATGATGCCATGCGCACATTGCGCCTTGCCCGCGAAGCCGGGGGATGGAACCTGGTGAAGCTTGAGGTGCTGGGCGATCAGAAAACCCTGTATCCGAATATGCCCGAAACCCTGAAAGCCGCCGAAATTCTGATCAAAGAGGGTTTCGATGTGATGGTTTATTGCAGCGATGATCCCATCCAGGCGAAAATTCTTGAAGATATGGGCTGCGTTGCCATCATGCCGCTGGGCTCGCTGATTGGATCAGGCATGGGGATCATTAACCCGGTCAATATCGCGCTGATCAAGGAAAACGCCAAGGTGCCGGTCCTGGTTGATGCGGGCGTTGGCACTGCATCAGAAGCTTCCTATGCGATGGAACTGGGCTGTGACGGTGTTTTGATGAATACAGCCATTGCTGGTGCCAGGGACCCGATCCGTATGGCGCGCGCCATGAAACATGCTGTTATTGCCGGGCGTGAAGCGTTCCTGGCTGGTCGTATGCCGCGCAAGCGCTATGCCGATCCGTCCTCGCCGCTGGCAGGTATTATCTGA
- the accB gene encoding acetyl-CoA carboxylase biotin carboxyl carrier protein translates to MSKFNIDNDAIRQLAELLDETNLTEIEVAAGDNKIRVARQGATYAAAPAPLAAAPVAAAAAPAAAASGGDVASHPGCVKSPMVGVVYFAPEPGAAPFITAGSTVAEGQTLMLIEAMKTFNPIRAPKAGKISQIIATDGNPVEYDEPLVIIE, encoded by the coding sequence ATGAGCAAGTTCAACATCGATAACGACGCCATTCGCCAGCTTGCAGAACTGCTGGACGAAACCAACCTTACGGAAATTGAAGTTGCCGCTGGCGACAACAAAATCCGCGTTGCCCGCCAGGGTGCAACCTATGCCGCCGCACCGGCCCCGCTTGCAGCAGCGCCGGTTGCAGCCGCCGCTGCACCGGCAGCCGCCGCATCTGGCGGTGACGTTGCATCGCATCCGGGTTGTGTCAAATCACCGATGGTTGGTGTTGTCTATTTCGCACCGGAACCCGGTGCCGCACCGTTCATTACCGCTGGCAGTACCGTTGCCGAAGGCCAGACCCTGATGCTGATCGAAGCGATGAAAACCTTCAATCCGATCCGCGCGCCGAAGGCCGGTAAAATCAGCCAGATTATTGCGACCGACGGCAACCCCGTCGAATATGACGAGCCGCTGGTCATCATTGAATAA
- a CDS encoding M48 family metalloprotease, protein MLRRILTLTAIFLVALPSAVFAQGRSFIRDTEIEETLRLYATPLFKAAGLDPQAVSVYIVSDNSLNAFVAGGQKLFINTGLLLKADTPEQVMGVIAHETGHIAGGHLSRVQDQLRNASAISILSTVLGVAAGVAAGRADVGTAAVIGGQNLAQRNFLAYSRTQESSADQAGVKFLTQAGISARGMKNFMEKLEGQELLSAANQDPYLRSHPLTTERVEFLENYVANSPLKDAKVSPVLYERHARMRAKLYAFTNSLQLTLRQYPESDTSMAARYARAIAYYRDSQLQPALDRINALITDEPENPYFAELKGQVLLEFGKASDAIEPLRTAVQQSNGDAPLIRILLAHAELESNNPDVLPDAKENLLAALSKERDNASAWRFRAITESRLNNAGEASLAQSEYSLLTGDRSAARYHAVQADRQLTSGTAPWQRAQDILRATEPDKKN, encoded by the coding sequence TTGCTTAGACGCATTTTAACACTCACTGCCATTTTCCTTGTTGCCTTGCCTAGCGCAGTATTCGCCCAAGGCCGTTCATTTATCCGTGACACGGAAATCGAAGAAACCCTTCGTCTCTATGCCACGCCCCTGTTCAAGGCCGCTGGTCTCGATCCACAGGCTGTATCGGTTTACATCGTTTCCGATAACAGTCTCAATGCGTTCGTTGCCGGCGGGCAAAAACTTTTTATCAATACCGGGCTTCTGTTGAAAGCAGATACTCCTGAACAGGTGATGGGCGTGATCGCGCACGAAACCGGCCACATTGCCGGCGGCCACCTTTCACGCGTGCAGGACCAGTTGCGAAATGCCTCGGCAATATCCATTCTTTCCACGGTGTTAGGCGTTGCTGCTGGTGTTGCAGCGGGTCGTGCGGATGTGGGCACTGCCGCAGTTATTGGCGGGCAGAACCTGGCCCAGCGTAACTTTCTTGCCTATTCCCGTACCCAGGAAAGCAGCGCGGACCAGGCCGGCGTTAAATTCCTGACCCAGGCCGGTATTTCGGCGCGTGGCATGAAAAACTTCATGGAAAAGCTTGAAGGCCAGGAACTGTTAAGCGCCGCCAACCAGGACCCGTATCTGCGCAGCCACCCGTTAACCACGGAACGTGTTGAGTTTCTGGAAAATTACGTTGCCAATTCGCCGCTGAAAGATGCCAAGGTCTCGCCGGTTCTGTATGAACGCCATGCACGCATGCGCGCGAAGCTGTATGCCTTTACCAACAGCCTGCAATTAACCCTGCGCCAATACCCGGAATCGGATACCAGCATGGCTGCGCGTTACGCGCGTGCCATTGCCTATTACCGCGATTCGCAATTGCAGCCGGCACTGGACCGCATCAATGCCCTGATCACGGATGAACCAGAAAACCCCTATTTCGCCGAATTGAAGGGCCAGGTCCTGCTGGAATTTGGCAAAGCCAGCGATGCCATCGAACCGCTGCGCACTGCGGTTCAGCAATCCAATGGCGATGCACCGCTGATTCGCATTCTGCTGGCCCATGCCGAACTGGAATCCAATAACCCCGATGTTTTGCCCGACGCCAAAGAAAACCTGCTCGCGGCCCTTTCCAAGGAACGGGACAATGCGTCGGCATGGCGTTTCCGCGCGATTACGGAATCGCGCTTGAACAATGCTGGCGAAGCATCCCTTGCCCAGTCGGAATACAGCCTTTTGACAGGGGATCGCAGTGCTGCACGCTATCATGCCGTTCAGGCCGACCGCCAACTGACCAGCGGCACCGCCCCCTGGCAGCGCGCGCAGGATATTTTGCGCGCAACCGAACCGGATAAAAAGAACTGA